In Polyangiaceae bacterium, a genomic segment contains:
- a CDS encoding AAA family ATPase, translating to MTRRIAISSQKGGTGKTTISLNLALSMAERGTRTLLVDLDPQGGIGHSLSRGDTDLVGLADVLMGACSPGEAVLETKLAMLSLLPRGRLDAVDACEFEQALLRPGVLAEALEAVEKPFDVVILDTPSGVGMPTRAALAVSHFALVPVQGEPLSLRSIGQMLRVIEHVKGKENPNLQLLGILPTMVERQNEASLNVLITAWRELGGVLETVIPRADVFAKASEAGLPLAYLGGKPSPEANRFGMLATEVQSLMADLGGEEEQYVERPARQLL from the coding sequence ATGACCAGGCGGATCGCCATCTCGAGCCAGAAGGGCGGTACAGGCAAGACGACCATCAGCCTGAACCTTGCTCTGTCCATGGCAGAACGAGGTACTCGCACTTTGCTCGTGGACCTCGATCCCCAGGGAGGCATCGGCCACTCCTTGAGCCGGGGCGACACGGATCTCGTGGGGCTCGCGGACGTGCTGATGGGCGCCTGCTCGCCCGGCGAGGCGGTGCTGGAAACCAAGCTCGCCATGCTGTCCCTGTTGCCGCGTGGGCGGCTGGACGCCGTGGATGCCTGTGAGTTCGAGCAAGCGCTGCTGCGCCCCGGCGTGCTGGCAGAAGCCCTCGAAGCCGTGGAGAAGCCTTTCGATGTGGTGATCCTGGACACGCCCTCCGGCGTGGGTATGCCCACTCGCGCGGCTCTCGCCGTGAGTCACTTTGCACTGGTTCCCGTGCAGGGCGAGCCGCTCTCGCTTCGGTCCATCGGCCAGATGCTCCGGGTGATCGAGCACGTGAAGGGAAAGGAGAACCCCAACCTCCAGCTGCTCGGCATCCTGCCCACCATGGTGGAGCGTCAGAACGAGGCGTCCCTCAACGTGTTGATCACTGCCTGGCGCGAGCTGGGTGGCGTTCTCGAGACCGTGATCCCGCGGGCCGACGTGTTTGCCAAGGCCAGCGAAGCGGGGCTCCCCCTGGCCTACCTGGGCGGGAAGCCATCGCCGGAAGCCAACCGCTTCGGGATGTTGGCCACGGAAGTCCAGAGTCTGATGGCCGACCTCGGCGGAGAGGAGGAGCAGTATGTCGAACGACCCGCGCGGCAGCTCCTATGA
- a CDS encoding response regulator yields MARVLIVEDETVLRASLAHGLSKTSGMEVRDAGSVDQALSLIDKGAPDIIISDIDLPGRTGIELLGELGKRGLSIPIVYVSAYLKAYGAQIPQHANIEVLEKPIALEELRRVINDKLAARDEDEEEEPFSVPDFLQLAGMGRRTLVIEAQWGDGEKGSVVVHGGEVWSAELGALTGIEAFAQLAWRTGAHVRCRNLTGELGPRTLQGTAEGLLMDTARMMDEQNRDAGGSSHVERATNLSSRPPRMELLSEEDEFNFAETFPPTSAAQPAPPSEASSIVDDAFGRQLDRGVSALLKKDYETALAAFEAALAIQPEHPLVKANLERLHEMGYGNQE; encoded by the coding sequence ATGGCCCGAGTGCTCATCGTCGAAGACGAAACGGTACTTCGGGCCTCGCTCGCGCACGGCCTGTCCAAGACGAGTGGCATGGAAGTGCGCGATGCGGGTAGCGTCGACCAAGCGCTTTCGCTGATCGACAAGGGCGCCCCGGACATCATCATATCGGACATCGACTTGCCCGGCCGCACTGGGATCGAGCTCCTGGGCGAGCTGGGCAAGCGCGGTCTGTCCATTCCCATCGTCTACGTGTCGGCCTACCTCAAGGCCTACGGCGCGCAGATCCCCCAGCACGCGAACATCGAAGTCTTGGAGAAACCCATCGCGCTCGAAGAGCTGCGCAGGGTCATCAACGACAAGCTCGCGGCCCGGGACGAGGACGAAGAAGAAGAGCCGTTCTCCGTACCGGACTTCCTCCAGCTCGCGGGCATGGGGCGTCGCACCCTGGTGATTGAAGCTCAGTGGGGCGACGGCGAGAAGGGCAGCGTGGTGGTGCACGGCGGCGAGGTGTGGAGCGCGGAGCTCGGGGCCCTCACCGGCATCGAGGCCTTCGCCCAGCTGGCCTGGCGCACGGGGGCGCACGTCCGCTGCCGAAATCTGACCGGCGAGTTGGGCCCGCGCACGCTACAAGGCACGGCGGAAGGTCTGTTGATGGACACCGCGCGGATGATGGACGAACAGAACCGTGACGCCGGTGGCAGCTCCCACGTCGAGCGCGCGACGAACCTCTCCAGCCGGCCTCCCCGCATGGAGCTCTTGAGCGAGGAAGACGAGTTCAACTTCGCCGAAACGTTTCCGCCCACCAGTGCCGCTCAACCCGCTCCTCCCAGCGAGGCGTCGAGCATCGTGGACGACGCTTTCGGTCGCCAGTTGGACCGCGGTGTGAGCGCACTGCTCAAGAAGGATTACGAAACGGCCCTCGCCGCCTTCGAAGCGGCACTTGCCATTCAACCGGAGCACCCCCTCGTGAAGGCCAACCTCGAGCGGCTACACGAGATGGGCTACGGCAACCAGGAGTGA
- a CDS encoding FprA family A-type flavoprotein, which translates to MSTLALFDNGNHKNLLLEDFSGGLAVQANQHLIVHGESGMLLDPGGHKVYNRVFAETRACLGKAQLKYVFLSHQDPDIVAAANGWLMTTDAEAYASKLWLRFIPHFGLDHLVEHRLKGIDDGGLVLDLGGSDLLILPAHYLHSAGNFQVYDPTSRILYSGDLGASVGIEYREVSDFDAHLPSMEGFHKRYMSGGAAMRAWANMVRQLDIETIAPQHGAFFKGKEMCDRFIDWCANLQCGVDLLPESFQLPTR; encoded by the coding sequence ATGAGCACTTTGGCACTCTTCGACAACGGCAATCACAAGAACCTCTTGCTGGAGGACTTCAGCGGCGGGCTCGCGGTGCAAGCGAACCAACACCTGATCGTCCACGGCGAGTCCGGCATGCTGCTCGATCCCGGTGGGCACAAGGTCTACAACCGCGTCTTTGCGGAGACTCGCGCGTGCCTGGGCAAGGCGCAGCTGAAGTACGTGTTCCTGTCGCATCAAGATCCCGACATCGTCGCCGCCGCCAATGGCTGGCTGATGACCACGGATGCGGAAGCCTACGCCTCCAAGCTCTGGCTCAGGTTCATCCCGCACTTCGGCCTCGACCACTTGGTGGAGCACCGGCTGAAGGGCATCGACGACGGCGGACTGGTACTGGACCTGGGCGGCTCCGATCTCTTGATCCTGCCGGCCCACTACCTGCACTCCGCGGGTAACTTCCAGGTGTACGACCCGACGTCGCGCATCCTCTACTCCGGTGATCTGGGAGCGTCCGTGGGCATCGAGTACCGCGAGGTCTCGGATTTCGACGCGCATCTGCCCAGCATGGAGGGCTTCCACAAGCGCTACATGTCCGGCGGCGCAGCCATGCGGGCCTGGGCCAACATGGTACGCCAGCTCGACATCGAGACCATTGCGCCGCAGCACGGTGCCTTCTTCAAAGGCAAGGAGATGTGCGACCGGTTCATCGACTGGTGCGCGAATCTCCAATGCGGCGTGGATCTCCTGCCCGAGTCCTTCCAGCTTCCCACGCGGTGA
- a CDS encoding roadblock/LC7 domain-containing protein yields the protein MGRVDAVNQVLRSLQSGTPDIEASALISDDGLMIASALPQHIEEMRVAGMSSTLLSLGTRAAIELGRGDLQQVLIRGDNGYGVMVRAGEGTMLLVLASKEAKLGLIFLDMSRAVQEIKKVL from the coding sequence ATGGGACGAGTCGACGCAGTGAACCAGGTGCTCCGCTCACTTCAGTCGGGCACACCAGACATCGAGGCCAGCGCGCTGATCTCCGACGACGGATTGATGATCGCGAGCGCCCTGCCGCAGCACATCGAGGAGATGCGCGTCGCCGGCATGAGCTCCACGCTGTTGAGCCTCGGCACCCGTGCTGCCATCGAGCTCGGCCGCGGAGACCTACAACAGGTGCTCATCCGCGGCGACAATGGCTACGGCGTGATGGTCCGTGCCGGTGAAGGGACCATGCTTTTGGTGCTCGCCTCCAAGGAAGCCAAGCTCGGCTTGATCTTCCTCGACATGTCGCGCGCCGTTCAGGAAATCAAGAAGGTGCTGTGA
- a CDS encoding PAS domain-containing protein, whose protein sequence is MESQRTRSTTRRRGAVRILEALPTAVVVLGKSERVRFANDRAANIFGTTRKELEGRTIPPALQAAVKAASLTDGSGRSECVVRLGNGRTKTLGFSLSTSDDDTIIVLQDISRVMQLREERDKLMSLAAIGEALPSLLHELKNPLAAITAAVEVLLEEVDPGYVMDQLHAVLSEVRRMKLGFEGIGAVHGKLRSERFSPIDYALREACRVLSPRIENAQITFRCDIKDLPLLPLDPAMARAIVFNFVTNALHACEAGDTITLHAQLEDDDRAFTIVVVDTGTGMSPEVLDRATDLFFTTKPSGSGIGLALCSRAVKDAGGEMTLRSVPGFGTSVSVKIPVNQEAR, encoded by the coding sequence ATGGAGTCCCAGAGAACGCGTTCGACGACGCGGCGGCGTGGCGCCGTGCGCATCCTCGAGGCACTACCGACGGCAGTCGTGGTGCTGGGGAAGAGCGAACGCGTGCGCTTTGCCAACGACCGCGCCGCGAACATCTTCGGCACCACCCGCAAGGAGCTGGAGGGGCGCACCATCCCACCCGCGCTGCAAGCCGCGGTGAAGGCCGCCTCGCTGACGGACGGCTCCGGACGCAGCGAATGCGTGGTGCGACTGGGCAACGGTCGCACCAAGACCCTCGGTTTCTCGCTCTCCACCTCGGACGACGACACGATCATCGTTCTTCAGGACATTTCCCGGGTCATGCAGCTGCGTGAGGAACGCGACAAGTTGATGAGCCTGGCCGCCATCGGCGAGGCGCTGCCCTCCCTGCTCCACGAGCTCAAGAACCCGCTGGCCGCCATCACCGCCGCGGTGGAGGTCCTGCTCGAGGAGGTCGACCCGGGCTACGTCATGGACCAGCTCCACGCGGTGCTCAGCGAGGTGCGTCGCATGAAGCTGGGCTTCGAGGGCATTGGGGCGGTGCACGGCAAGCTCCGCTCCGAGCGATTCAGCCCCATCGACTACGCCTTGCGCGAAGCATGTCGCGTACTTTCGCCGCGCATCGAAAACGCTCAGATCACCTTCCGATGCGATATCAAGGATCTGCCTTTGTTGCCGTTAGACCCCGCGATGGCGCGGGCGATCGTGTTCAATTTCGTCACGAATGCCCTGCACGCATGTGAAGCGGGCGACACCATCACTCTGCACGCCCAGCTCGAGGATGATGATCGCGCGTTCACCATCGTGGTGGTGGACACCGGCACCGGCATGAGCCCCGAGGTGCTGGACCGTGCCACGGATTTGTTCTTCACGACCAAGCCCAGTGGCAGCGGCATCGGCCTCGCGCTCTGCTCGCGGGCCGTGAAGGACGCCGGGGGAGAGATGACCCTACGCTCGGTTCCGGGTTTTGGAACCAGCGTCTCGGTGAAGATACCCGTGAACCAGGAGGCGCGCTGA
- a CDS encoding phosphoribosylaminoimidazolesuccinocarboxamide synthase produces the protein MTRLSDDVLQEALAHPLEGTDFPELGKKYEGKVRDNYSAPDGRRFIVVTDRISAFDRVLGTLPLKGQLLNRVASWWFEHTKSVAPNHVLEVPDPNVMVVEECTPLPVEMVVRAYLTGTTSTSIWVHYERGEREFCGHALPDGLRKHEKLPKPILTPSTKAAKGGHDISASREEILRLSGMDAKDFDAAAEMAMALFSAGQKLCAERGLILVDTKYELGKKKDGTIVLIDEIHTPDSSRFWFSSSYAERFGAGQDPESFDKEYVRRFLAAQGFMGDGPIPPIPDEVRMEATRRYARAVETITGAPFEPTLGEPTARIRKNLKL, from the coding sequence GTGACCCGGCTATCCGACGACGTGCTTCAAGAGGCATTGGCGCATCCGCTCGAGGGGACGGACTTTCCGGAGCTGGGCAAGAAGTACGAGGGCAAGGTCCGGGACAACTACAGCGCTCCGGACGGCCGCCGCTTCATCGTCGTGACGGACCGCATCAGCGCCTTCGATCGGGTGCTCGGCACCTTGCCCCTCAAGGGGCAGCTCTTGAATCGTGTGGCGTCCTGGTGGTTCGAGCACACCAAGAGCGTGGCACCGAACCACGTGCTCGAGGTCCCGGACCCGAACGTGATGGTGGTGGAAGAGTGCACGCCGTTGCCGGTGGAGATGGTGGTGCGGGCCTATCTGACGGGCACCACGTCCACCAGCATCTGGGTGCACTACGAACGCGGAGAGCGCGAGTTCTGCGGTCACGCGTTGCCGGACGGGCTTCGCAAGCACGAGAAGCTGCCGAAGCCCATCCTCACGCCCAGCACCAAGGCGGCCAAGGGTGGCCACGACATTTCCGCCAGCCGGGAGGAGATCCTGCGCCTGAGCGGCATGGACGCGAAGGACTTCGACGCAGCGGCGGAGATGGCCATGGCGCTGTTTTCCGCGGGGCAGAAGCTGTGCGCGGAGCGTGGGCTGATCTTGGTGGATACCAAGTACGAGCTGGGCAAGAAGAAAGACGGCACCATCGTGCTGATCGACGAGATCCACACGCCGGACTCGTCGCGCTTCTGGTTCTCGTCGAGCTACGCGGAGCGCTTTGGGGCTGGGCAAGATCCCGAGAGCTTCGACAAGGAGTACGTGCGGCGCTTCCTCGCGGCGCAGGGCTTCATGGGGGACGGACCCATTCCACCCATCCCGGACGAGGTGCGCATGGAAGCCACGCGGCGCTACGCTCGAGCGGTGGAGACGATCACCGGCGCGCCCTTCGAGCCCACACTCGGGGAGCCGACGGCGCGCATCCGGAAGAACCTCAAGCTTTAG
- a CDS encoding efflux RND transporter permease subunit has protein sequence MNKLLELSVRTRLFAFVVAAVLAVWGAYAYQHLTIEAFPDPTDTQVQVITQYSGQPTEEVERRVSTPIERELNGTPGLVRSRSISLFGLSLVTLTFGDGVDPLIARQQVTERLAGVDLPEGVHPELGPLATPIGEVYRYTLEGPNTDPMTLRTLQDWTVRPQFLQVQGVADVVSYGGLVREIHVTPEPAKLAALGVGLDNVFSALSKASANATGGYVQQGSEAFVIRSLGILGSADDIRRVRVGSHGGVPITIRDVAKVSEGWAPRQGVVTRGNDEDAVEGIVLMRRGENPSVVLDALRERIALVNQRMLPPGVKINAFYDRTDLVDTTLHTVFKNLTEGALLVCLVLFAFMLSVRASLIVAAAIPLSLAASFIYLSARGMSANLLSMGAVDFGIIVDGAVILVEHLFHQLAPHEAGHAPLDRAALAEKVIAASKEVARPTLFSLLIIIAAYLPIFSLQRVEGRIFAPLAHTVVSALLGALLVSFTLVPTLAYFALRKARVQKVSPLLTWAQRVFDPVLRWALRNTATVLIASFGLLIAALTLVPRMGSEFLPALNEGALYVTFTLPDNTSLDQGRALTPLLKRKLEKTPEVTELLTQLGRPEDGTDPTLPNNLEMFVKLRPMNQWRSSMKTIDDLTLEMAKNLSDVPGIDYNFSQPIRDNVAENISGQFGQIAVKIYGDDLTQLQHLADQTRAAISDVPGAADVGVVKASESPQIVVKLDRRALARYDLDMGDVQDYVETSLGGHVASELWEGQRRFDVTVRLPPANRSDLEAIRAIKLPLKDGSVVPLSAVAQVSLGTGRAAITRENGQRYVGVRMNVRGRDLGSFVAAAQQRVAGAVSLPSGYQMTWGGEFENQQRAMARLRLVIPIGIAITFLLLFSAFGSVFDSTVILLVVPLALLGGVLGLAAVGMPLSVSAAVGFIALLGQAVLNGVLIVSAIRARIEAGEPLLAAVENGTRERLRAVLMTALLASLGLLPAAMSHAIGSETQRPIAVVVVAGTVTAALVTLVVLPVVYAAACKLRAAFFAWRDAKDRAEATA, from the coding sequence ATGAACAAGCTGCTCGAGCTATCGGTCCGCACGCGGCTGTTTGCCTTCGTCGTGGCAGCCGTCCTCGCGGTGTGGGGCGCCTACGCCTACCAGCACCTGACCATCGAAGCGTTCCCGGATCCCACGGACACGCAGGTGCAGGTGATCACCCAGTACTCCGGCCAGCCCACGGAAGAGGTCGAGCGCCGGGTGTCTACCCCCATCGAGCGCGAGCTCAACGGCACTCCGGGCCTGGTGCGCTCGCGCAGCATCTCCCTCTTTGGGCTGTCCCTGGTCACGCTCACCTTTGGCGACGGCGTGGATCCGCTCATCGCGCGCCAACAGGTGACGGAGCGCCTCGCGGGCGTCGACTTACCCGAAGGCGTGCACCCCGAGCTGGGCCCTCTCGCGACGCCCATCGGTGAGGTCTATCGCTACACTCTGGAGGGTCCGAACACCGACCCGATGACCCTGCGCACGCTGCAAGACTGGACGGTCCGCCCTCAGTTCTTGCAGGTCCAGGGTGTGGCCGACGTGGTGTCCTACGGCGGCCTGGTGCGTGAGATCCACGTCACTCCCGAGCCGGCCAAGCTCGCGGCGCTGGGCGTGGGCCTCGACAACGTCTTTTCCGCTCTGTCCAAAGCCAGCGCCAACGCCACCGGCGGCTACGTGCAGCAGGGCTCGGAAGCCTTCGTGATCCGCAGCTTGGGCATCCTCGGCTCCGCCGACGACATCCGCCGCGTGCGCGTCGGCAGCCACGGCGGCGTGCCCATCACCATCCGCGACGTCGCCAAGGTGAGCGAAGGCTGGGCGCCGCGGCAGGGCGTCGTCACCCGCGGCAACGACGAAGACGCCGTGGAAGGCATCGTGCTGATGCGCCGGGGCGAGAACCCTTCCGTCGTGCTCGACGCCTTGCGCGAGCGGATTGCCCTGGTCAACCAGCGGATGCTGCCGCCCGGCGTGAAAATCAATGCCTTCTACGACCGTACGGATCTGGTCGACACCACGCTCCACACCGTTTTCAAGAACCTCACCGAGGGCGCGCTCTTGGTGTGCTTGGTGCTGTTCGCGTTCATGTTGTCGGTGCGCGCGTCCCTGATCGTGGCGGCTGCGATTCCACTCTCCTTGGCAGCGAGCTTCATCTACCTCTCCGCTCGGGGCATGAGCGCAAACCTGTTGTCCATGGGCGCCGTGGACTTCGGCATCATCGTGGACGGCGCAGTGATTTTGGTGGAGCACCTGTTCCACCAGCTGGCCCCTCACGAGGCCGGTCATGCGCCTCTGGACCGCGCCGCGCTGGCCGAAAAGGTGATTGCTGCGAGCAAGGAAGTAGCGCGCCCCACGCTGTTCTCCTTGCTGATCATCATCGCGGCGTACTTGCCGATCTTCTCCCTGCAGCGGGTGGAAGGCCGGATCTTCGCGCCCTTGGCGCACACCGTGGTGAGCGCCCTCTTGGGGGCTCTGTTGGTGAGCTTCACCCTGGTGCCCACCCTCGCCTACTTCGCCCTGCGCAAGGCCCGCGTGCAGAAGGTGTCGCCCTTGCTCACGTGGGCGCAGAGGGTCTTCGACCCCGTGCTCCGCTGGGCCCTCCGGAACACGGCCACGGTGCTGATCGCGTCCTTCGGCCTGCTGATCGCGGCGCTCACGCTGGTCCCGCGCATGGGCTCGGAGTTCTTGCCGGCGCTGAACGAGGGCGCGCTGTACGTGACCTTCACCCTTCCGGACAACACCTCGCTCGATCAGGGCCGCGCGCTCACGCCGCTCCTGAAACGAAAGCTCGAGAAGACCCCCGAGGTGACGGAGCTGCTCACGCAGCTGGGGCGCCCGGAAGACGGCACTGACCCCACGCTGCCCAACAATCTGGAGATGTTCGTCAAGCTCAGGCCCATGAACCAGTGGCGGTCGAGCATGAAGACCATCGACGACCTCACGCTGGAGATGGCCAAGAACCTCAGCGACGTTCCCGGCATCGACTACAACTTCTCGCAACCCATTCGAGACAACGTCGCCGAGAACATCTCCGGTCAGTTCGGCCAGATCGCCGTGAAGATCTACGGCGACGATCTGACTCAGCTCCAGCACCTCGCCGACCAGACCCGCGCCGCCATCAGCGACGTTCCCGGCGCCGCGGACGTGGGCGTGGTCAAGGCCAGCGAGTCGCCCCAGATCGTGGTCAAGCTCGATCGCCGTGCCCTCGCCCGCTACGACTTGGACATGGGGGACGTGCAAGACTACGTGGAGACCAGCCTCGGCGGCCACGTGGCCTCCGAGCTGTGGGAGGGACAGCGTCGGTTCGACGTGACGGTGCGCTTGCCCCCCGCAAACCGCTCGGACCTCGAGGCCATTCGCGCCATCAAGCTGCCGCTGAAAGACGGCTCCGTGGTGCCGCTTTCTGCCGTCGCCCAGGTGAGCCTCGGAACCGGCCGCGCGGCGATCACGCGAGAGAACGGCCAGCGCTACGTGGGTGTGCGCATGAACGTCCGCGGGCGCGACTTGGGCAGCTTCGTGGCCGCCGCGCAGCAGCGGGTGGCCGGCGCCGTGAGCTTGCCGTCGGGCTACCAGATGACCTGGGGCGGCGAGTTCGAGAATCAGCAGCGCGCCATGGCGCGGCTGCGCCTGGTGATCCCCATCGGCATCGCGATCACGTTCTTGCTGTTGTTCTCTGCCTTCGGCAGCGTGTTCGACTCCACCGTGATCTTGCTGGTGGTGCCCCTGGCCTTGCTCGGCGGCGTGCTCGGCCTCGCGGCCGTCGGCATGCCGCTCTCCGTGTCCGCCGCCGTGGGCTTCATCGCCCTGCTCGGCCAGGCCGTGCTCAACGGCGTGCTCATCGTGTCCGCCATTCGCGCCCGCATCGAAGCCGGAGAGCCGCTGCTCGCCGCCGTGGAGAACGGCACCCGAGAGCGACTGCGCGCCGTGCTCATGACTGCGCTCCTCGCCTCCCTCGGTCTGCTGCCCGCGGCGATGTCCCACGCCATCGGCAGCGAGACGCAGCGACCCATCGCCGTGGTGGTGGTGGCGGGCACCGTCACCGCCGCCCTCGTCACGCTGGTGGTGCTGCCCGTCGTCTACGCCGCGGCGTGCAAGCTCCGCGCAGCCTTCTTCGCCTGGCGCGACGCCAAGGATCGCGCCGAGGCTACCGCCTAA
- a CDS encoding efflux RND transporter periplasmic adaptor subunit produces the protein MTWNVRVFGRNVAVPKSVAVAVAFSALSVLGAKSFARKPPPVAAPPAGMKVNGDGVTLASNAPQWHALKLGKARAAGPQWTDPVTAEVRIDDTEAARVGSPLAGRVNEVYVVLGQSVKKGDPLFSVTSTDLASLRSDAAKASVDLDLAKAQYQRVHDMVQSRLLPGKDELAATADRRQAELALHGAEAKLRALRVKAKRDNEFTVTAPRDGVVVQSSLLPSQEVGTDGALLQIADTSRVWVVADVFEDDVAGLRAGSDARIELPAHPGKIIDAKIDSVSAVVDPDRRSVPVRVRLDNAGHELRPNELAEMRFRVALPPGSVTIPASSLVSDGAKQSVFVEDAPGKLVRRTVLAGPVRDGEVAISRGLKVGETVVEQGGILLDNQIELSH, from the coding sequence ATGACTTGGAACGTTCGTGTGTTTGGTCGCAACGTGGCGGTGCCCAAGAGCGTCGCCGTGGCCGTCGCCTTCAGCGCGCTCTCGGTGCTGGGCGCCAAGAGCTTCGCGCGCAAGCCCCCGCCGGTAGCGGCGCCCCCCGCAGGCATGAAGGTGAACGGCGACGGCGTGACGCTCGCATCCAACGCGCCGCAGTGGCACGCGCTGAAGCTGGGCAAAGCTCGGGCCGCGGGTCCGCAGTGGACGGATCCTGTCACCGCCGAGGTGCGCATCGACGACACCGAGGCGGCGCGCGTGGGCTCGCCCCTCGCCGGCCGGGTGAACGAGGTGTACGTCGTGCTCGGTCAGAGCGTGAAGAAGGGCGACCCGCTGTTCTCCGTGACCAGCACGGACCTCGCGTCCCTGCGCAGCGACGCGGCCAAGGCGTCCGTCGACTTGGATCTGGCCAAGGCGCAGTACCAGCGCGTCCACGACATGGTGCAGTCACGCCTCTTGCCCGGAAAGGACGAGCTCGCCGCCACCGCCGATCGCCGTCAGGCGGAGCTCGCGCTCCACGGAGCCGAGGCGAAGCTCCGCGCCCTGCGGGTAAAGGCCAAGCGCGACAACGAGTTCACCGTCACGGCGCCACGAGACGGCGTGGTGGTGCAGAGCTCGCTGTTGCCGTCCCAGGAGGTGGGCACGGACGGCGCGCTGCTACAGATCGCCGATACGTCTCGCGTGTGGGTGGTGGCCGACGTGTTCGAGGACGACGTGGCCGGCCTCCGCGCCGGTAGCGACGCGCGCATCGAGCTGCCCGCACACCCGGGCAAGATCATCGATGCCAAGATCGACTCCGTCTCCGCCGTGGTCGACCCCGATCGTCGCAGCGTTCCCGTGCGCGTGCGACTGGACAACGCGGGCCACGAGCTGCGCCCCAACGAGCTGGCGGAGATGCGCTTCCGCGTGGCGCTGCCCCCAGGCTCCGTCACCATCCCCGCTTCGTCCTTGGTGTCCGATGGCGCGAAGCAGTCGGTGTTCGTGGAGGACGCGCCCGGCAAGCTGGTGCGCCGCACCGTGCTCGCCGGGCCCGTGCGAGATGGCGAGGTCGCCATCTCGCGCGGCTTGAAGGTGGGCGAGACGGTCGTGGAACAGGGCGGCATTCTGCTCGACAACCAGATCGAGCTCTCCCACTGA
- a CDS encoding TolC family protein produces the protein MSRAWLSFLQACATCLVTVAAHGSSRPRAAHAVTLLRDPRALHDWLTERSVDVAAAHARVRQAQAESAGSRLLPNPVVDVSVGNAAVGDTNPKGLGLDQTLIFGAGVSETFELGKRGPRARAADLRLLAARRQSQSSLANAVADARLALGRAVYARERQRALAASLSAARAATAIARGRLEHQALSGVDYDRMVLDLSTLEADAARGKAEAQAALAECGAELFARCDLAGTTTADLDAGAPNARTLERRPDIAAMRLEQRAAESDARLASRRSIPDLTLRLGYTHDRFTISGDNENTLSLSLAAPIPVFDHGQHDRARALAAAGELSLLTRGTLLRARGDLAALSAKKRMLSATLQKLEADLVPRADAVLAAQEKGLAEGQLDTTDLLMARRQAIALRLQALELRYELFTTKNEIRRVYGAD, from the coding sequence ATGTCCCGAGCGTGGCTGTCGTTCCTGCAAGCCTGCGCCACGTGTCTCGTCACCGTCGCTGCACACGGCAGCTCGAGACCCAGAGCCGCGCATGCTGTAACGCTGCTTAGAGATCCCAGAGCGCTGCACGACTGGCTCACGGAGCGATCCGTGGACGTGGCAGCGGCGCACGCCCGCGTGCGGCAGGCCCAGGCGGAGTCCGCGGGCAGCCGGCTGTTGCCGAATCCCGTGGTGGATGTGTCGGTCGGAAACGCCGCCGTCGGTGACACGAACCCGAAGGGGCTCGGGCTCGACCAGACGTTGATCTTCGGCGCCGGGGTGAGCGAGACCTTCGAGCTCGGCAAACGCGGGCCACGCGCACGGGCGGCAGACCTGCGCCTGCTGGCCGCGCGGCGCCAGAGCCAGAGCTCCCTCGCGAACGCCGTGGCCGACGCCCGCTTGGCGCTCGGTCGCGCCGTGTACGCGCGAGAGCGACAGCGCGCCCTCGCTGCCTCTCTTTCGGCCGCGCGCGCTGCGACCGCCATCGCCCGCGGTCGCCTCGAGCACCAGGCGCTGAGCGGCGTGGACTACGACCGCATGGTGCTCGACCTGAGCACGCTGGAGGCCGACGCAGCGCGTGGCAAAGCCGAAGCGCAGGCCGCCCTGGCGGAGTGTGGAGCGGAGCTCTTCGCCCGCTGTGACTTGGCCGGCACCACCACGGCGGATCTCGACGCCGGCGCCCCCAACGCGCGCACGTTGGAGCGTCGCCCGGACATCGCCGCCATGCGGCTCGAGCAGCGGGCCGCGGAGAGCGATGCGCGCCTGGCGTCGCGTCGGAGCATTCCGGATCTGACGCTGCGCCTCGGCTACACCCACGATCGCTTCACGATATCCGGCGACAACGAGAACACGCTGTCGCTGTCCTTGGCGGCGCCCATTCCCGTCTTCGATCACGGACAGCACGATCGCGCTCGCGCCCTCGCTGCCGCCGGCGAGCTGTCCCTGCTCACGCGCGGGACGCTGCTCCGAGCGCGAGGCGACCTCGCCGCCTTGTCCGCGAAGAAGCGCATGCTGTCCGCCACCCTGCAGAAGCTCGAAGCCGACCTGGTGCCGCGCGCCGATGCCGTGCTCGCGGCGCAAGAGAAGGGGCTCGCCGAGGGCCAGCTCGACACCACTGATCTGCTCATGGCGCGACGCCAGGCGATCGCCCTGCGCCTTCAAGCGCTGGAGCTCAGATACGAGCTTTTCACGACCAAGAATGAGATCCGACGCGTCTACGGCGCGGACTGA